The Fundulus heteroclitus isolate FHET01 unplaced genomic scaffold, MU-UCD_Fhet_4.1 scaffold_170, whole genome shotgun sequence nucleotide sequence GGACTTAAAAGgctctttttgtttctgaaaagtgtgttttaaGATAGCTGATCTGTTGGAACCAATGGTTAAAAGGGTGATCGTTATTGATTTAAGTTTTGTGCGTAGAATTTGTTGTAGCTCTCTGGCTCTGATGCCTGGTGATATTTGGCCTTTAATGAGCATTACTGTATTTGAACATGCAAAACTGAAGCCATGCTGAAATATATTTACTGTCATGCAATTCAAATCTCATTTGGGAGTATTgagttttgaaataaaaatttagTTTAGAAATCATACCTCACTGTCTTTTAaactgaaggattttttttgggttgatcaaattttgtaaaaaaaaaaaaaaaaatgtaaacacatcTCCAGATTTCCAAAGGCTGTATAATGTGTCTATAAAAATAATGACCTTCTGTGATAAATTTCCTTTTCTTCCTTGCCAGATTAGGAAAGTATTATACATAAACCAAGAAGAACAAGTtagaaatataggaaaatagTTAATCTTGCCTAAATACAGCAGCTGTAGAGCAGTATTAAGGCAATCAGACACAGTGCCTATGTTCCACTCTGCCCAGGTCCTGTGTGCAGCGTGCTGGTGAACCGTTTCGGCTGCCGTCCTGTGATGATGGTGGGAGGCCTCTTTGCCTCTTTAGGAATGATCCTGGCCTCCTTCTCCACCAGCATCATCCACATCTACCTCTGCACTGGAGTCATTACAGGTGTgactatttttgttgttgtttctttttcaatgCAGTAGAAAGTACGTCTTTCAAATGTCTAAATGATAGTCTGctgaatttaattttactgactTCTCACCGATGGATAAAACTAATGTTATTTGCAGAGCACTAAATCACAGATTTTGTGCCTCAAAGAATTCTGgttagtgtatttttttcttcatgcagtTGACCATCTGTCTTAACAGTGGCCAAGAATACACACGTAATCAAATATATGAGATGGATTTTAGAAAGTCCTGTTTTCACAAACGCAACTAATCTTCTGgagttaaaatattaaactccagccttttatgtaaaacattaattttccgTTTGCTTTGCTGAAGGTCTTGGATTATCGCTGAACTTCCAGCCATCTCTAATCATGCTGAATCGTTACTTCAGTGAAAAGCGTCCTCTGGCCAATGGCCTTTCAGCTGCTGGGAGCCCCGTTGCCCTCTGCTGCCTCTCGCCTCTGGGTCAGGTTCTTCAGTACCAGTATGGATGGAGGGGAGGCTTCCTCATTCTTGGTGGGCTTCTACTCAACTGCTGTGTGTGTGGGGCCCTCATGAAACCTCTGGTTGCTCCCAAGTCCAAGGAGCTGGAAGAGAGACGTGACAAGGAATTAGACGGGATAGAGATAAAGAAGAAGGCCAAGCCAAAACTGTTGGACTTCTCTGTGTTCAAAGATAGAGGGTTCGTCATCTACACTGTAGCAGCATCCATCATGGTGCTGGGCTTGTTTGTACCACCTGTGTTTGTTGTGAGCTATGCTAAGGAGCTGGGAAATGAGGACACCAAGTCTGCACTGCTGCTCACCATCCTGGGTTTCATCGATATTTTTGCTCGACCAACCTGTGGTGTGATTGCCGGACTGAAATGGGTTCGACCTCGTTGTGTCTACTTCTTCAGTTTTGCAATGCTCTTCAATGGAATCGCTGACCTGATCGGCTCACAGGTGGGTCAAGGCTTGTTTGTTCTGACCtacaaaggaaagaaaaaaaagatcctgCTCACTGATATAACAAGTTTCAGATCTGTACATTCACAATTTTCTAAATTCCTTCCAGTCCAAGGACTATTCAGCTCTGGtagttttctgcatcttctttgGCATCTCCTACGGTATGGTGGGCGCACTACAGTTTGAGGTCCTAATGACAATAGTTGGCACTGAAAAATTCTCCAGTGCAATTGGCCTTGTCCTACTAATGGAGGCCATTGCTGTGCTGGTGGGACCACCAGGTGCAGGTCAGTAAGCATGAGATCTGTCCAGACAATACCATTCATTTTAAAGTGGACCCACTGCTCAACAAATATTCACACCttttaaactttgtattttattgaggtTTTACGGACTAACCGACATAAAACAGTGAGTAGCTGTgaaggtttaaaaaatatattttttgaaagaaaatctgaaagttGTGAAATCTGATAGGGTTTTACTCTGATATGCTAACACACAATCCAAGTCAACCAACTGCCTTCCTAAATCACCTGATTAATaaaggtgtatatatatatatatatatatatatatatatatatagagagagagagagagagagagagagagagagagagagagagagagagagagagagagtttagCCACATGTAGAATGATCCGAATATACTTATCTGACTTGAGAAGTTTGTTAAAGAATgttagagaacaaccagcatcatggagaccaaggaacccagtaGACAGGccagggagaaagttctggtccagtctaAAGCAGCTTTAGGTTCTACAACAACATCTCAAGCTTTGAAcctctcccagagctctgatcaatcCATTATCTgaacctggagagaggatggaccccCTGCAGACCCACCaagacatggacgtccacctggactggcTGGACAAGGAGAgtattgatcagagaagcagccagaaAGACCATagggctgcagagatccagagtttgggtgggagaatctgtcaatcAGACAACTAGCACTCCACAACTCTTATGAAGGTTATGCAGGTTGCCACATAAAATGTGGGCTCATAGCAAATTGGAAGAAGCACCTTCAGATGAGACATAAACTGAAACTTTTGCCCTCCATTCAAAATGCTCTGTGTGATGAAAGCTAACATTGCACAGAACTCAAAACACACTTTTCCCTCATCAGGTGTGGggatttttcttcagcagggacatggaagaaaacctgtctaTTTACAGAAGACTTGAGAATAAGGTAGatgtttaccttccagcagggcaacAACCCCCAACAAACACTCTACAATTgaatggtttagattaaagcataaTCACATGTCAGACACCATACaaactgactgagcttgagctattttaccAAAAGGAATGGTAACAGAATTTCAGTCTGTTACCAATTTCAGTCTGTGGATGTCTAAAGCTGCAGAACCCAAAATACCCTCAgctataattcaattcaattcaattcaattttatttatatagcgccaaatcatgaaacagtctctcaaggcactttacaagtcaagttcaatcatattatacagattgggtcagattatacagattggtcaaaaatgtcctatataaggaaaccagttgattgcatcaaagtcccgacaagcagcattcactcctggggaagcgtagagccacaggaagagtcatctgcattgtacatggctttgcagcaatcctcagactgagcaagcatgaagcaaaacagtgggaagaaaaaccacccattaacgggaaggaaaacctccggcagaaccgggctcagtatgaacggtcatctgcctcggccgacgggggttacagaagacagagcagagacacaacaagagagacaaaaaaacacagaagcacacattgatctagtaatctgttctacattagatgggatagcgggtgagccgtcttctctggatgatgtcacagttaacagaacgctaACTGCATAATGCAGAAATGGTTCTACAAATTGTTGAcccattttcctttcttttatgACTCTCTGTGACTTTTTGTTGGCCTATTACCAATAGGCCAACAAATAAAGTTTGTATTTATAATGttacaaaatgtgacaaagttcaAAAGGCGTGAATACTTTCAGAAAATGGTTCCCTGATCACTGACTGTAATAACTATTACACCACAGCTAAAGTGTTTTGGTAAACCCCAGCATGCACAGTGTGATAGCACCAAGATGGCACACCAACATGTACCCTTCCTCTTACGTTTGTCTTCTTTGTCCTAGGCCGACTTCTTGATGCCACTAAGAACTACATGTACGTCTTCCTGCTGGCAGGGTGTGAAGTGGTGGtctcagcagtggttctggctACTTGCAACTTTTTGTTTATCAAGATAAAGCCCTCTGAACCAGCAGATACACTTGAGAGCATAGCACTGACCGATGAATGTAATACTAAGATGTGTGGTAACAGGGCAGATGGGAAAGATGATGATGAGaagggagagatggaggagcCAGAAAAGGCGACCAATGAGGAGGAGAATAAGGACATTGAGGGAATAGATGATGTCCGACCAAAGAGTGTAACGGTGGACTCACAGGAGGTGGAGAGGTTCTTGAAAGAACCGGAGCCAAATGGTAACATGGCTGCTTGTCCTGAAACCTGTCTTTAAGTAGAGATGGAGGGTGAAGCTGAAATTGTTCACAAAGCAGCTCAGTGAAATGTACTAGTTAGCAGCATACCTGACCCTAAGCTTTGCCCATATCTAAAGGTTTGAGCCATGTGTTTATGTCTGTCACCCGAAGCAGCTGTCTAATACTGCTACCACCTAAATGATTAACAGTTGTGTTGGCATCGTCTTTCCTCTTGATGTTTAATAGTTTGCTTAATAGGAAAAACCCAGCGGCTGGTCTGCCATGTGTTTCTGTCAAATGTTGGAGCTATTTTTATGGATAACCACCAGCAAATGGAATTAAGGGATAATTTTGTCAAAATTCtgcattttaaaatcaacaaatCACACGAAAAGATGATTGGTacagattaaattaaatacacacacacactaacccATTGAGCAACAAGGTTGAACAATCTGATTTGGATGGAATTTGATACATTAACACAGCGGTGAAGGAGGTTTAAATGATCTGATTTGTGACTATGTGGCACATTTAGACCAGACATTAAGTGATGTATTAAGAAAGTAAGGACCACAGACTCAGTGGCTTCTTCATAAACACATTAGACAGCATTACCACCACTTGATGTAATTGGATTAGTCTGTCCATTTTTCATATGTTTAAGGGTCGCTAATTTTGTCAAGCAATTTCCTAGCATGTGGGGCATACTACTTACGCTTTGGGCCAATGTTAACTCGAGTGAATGTGTGAAAACACCcaaagtgccttgaaaaagtattcattcccCTTACacgttttcattttcaaaagcaTGCCATCATTTACTAGGCTCTCTTAACTATTCATGGCTGCAGAAAGATTTCAGTAAGCAAAGTTTAATCTGGAAAAGCACTAGAGGCATTTATTCCcctgaccagagcatctttCAAATATGTGGTCTGTTCACTACATGGCTTGGGGCAAGCTTAAAAACATAACTTTCCATTTCTTTATTTCNNNNNNNNNNNNNNNNNNNNNNNNNNNNNNNNNNNNNNNNNNNNNNNNNNNNNNNNNNNNNNNNNNNNNNNNNNNNNNNNNNNNNNNNNNNNNNNNNNNNNNNNNNNNNNNNNNNNNNNNNNNNNNNNNNNNNNNNNNNNNNNNNNNNNNNNNNNNNNNNNNNNNNNNNNNNNNNNNNNNNNNNNNNNNNNNNNNNNNNNNNNNNNNNNNNNNNNNNNNNNNNNNNNNNNNNNNNNNNNNNNNNNNNNNNNNNNNNNNNNNNNNNNNNNNNNNNNNNNNNNNNNNNNNNNNNNNNNNNNNNNNNNNNNNNNNNNNNNNNNNNNNNNNNNNNNNNNNNNNNNNNNNNNNNNNNNNNNNNNNNNNNNNNNNNNNNNNNNNNNNNNNNNNNNNNNNNNNNNNNNNNNNNNNNNNNNNNNNNNNNNNNNNNNNNNNNNNNNNNNNNNNNNNNNNNNNNNNNNNNNNNNNNNNNNNNNNNNNNNNNNNNNNNNNNNNNNNNNNNNCAAAGAACCCTTAAATCCTTAAAGTCAAGTCTGACAGACTGGACTGAACATCGGAAATCTCCCACCTGCTACTGGCTTTAAAGCTTTCCAGTACTGTGGTGACTAGTTTAAAATTGTTACGGCTCACGCCTTCCTGTTTAGATAGAAAAGGACATGCTTTGTTTAAAGCCCGGCATTACGGAAGCAAAGGAGGTTTTTAGGAGCTGTGGATTGAGTGTTGCGTGTGAAGTGAAAGGGGTCATGGCTGAGTCTCCAGCTGGAGCGCCAAGCTTGGTGCTCCCGGTGATCTGATCTGCAACCTGCCGATTTTAAAGTAGGAATTCCTTGATGTGATAGACCGATACAAAGTATTTGTAGGCCATTTTCTGTAGATGCGGGAATGGGTT carries:
- the LOC118556081 gene encoding monocarboxylate transporter 4-like, with translation MGGVAVDVGAPGVKAPDGGWGWAVLAGCFVITGFSYAFPKAVSVFFKELIREFDVGYSDTAWISSILLAMLYGTGPVCSVLVNRFGCRPVMMVGGLFASLGMILASFSTSIIHIYLCTGVITGLGLSLNFQPSLIMLNRYFSEKRPLANGLSAAGSPVALCCLSPLGQVLQYQYGWRGGFLILGGLLLNCCVCGALMKPLVAPKSKELEERRDKELDGIEIKKKAKPKLLDFSVFKDRGFVIYTVAASIMVLGLFVPPVFVVSYAKELGNEDTKSALLLTILGFIDIFARPTCGVIAGLKWVRPRCVYFFSFAMLFNGIADLIGSQSKDYSALVVFCIFFGISYGMVGALQFEVLMTIVGTEKFSSAIGLVLLMEAIAVLVGPPGAGRLLDATKNYMYVFLLAGCEVVVSAVVLATCNFLFIKIKPSEPADTLESIALTDECNTKMCGNRADGKDDDEKGEMEEPEKATNEEENKDIEGIDDVRPKSVTVDSQEVERFLKEPEPNGNMAACPETCL